DNA from Desulfuromonas sp. AOP6:
TGCCGCTCCGGAGATACCAAAAAAATGCAATCCAATATACAACAGCGCGAAGTAGGGTAACACTTCCCCCAAGTGGCACTTAGCAACGACATCAGGCCGCCCAGACGCTTGTAGGAGCGCATGAGGAATGCGGGCTATTGCATTCGCCCAGAATCCTAACAAAATAATTTGCCCTACCAAACTTGCCTGATCAGCAAATTCTCTCCCAATCCAGATAGAGAGAAACCAATCCATCAGGAAAATACCCAATAAGAATAAAGGTGTTATAACCACAGCCAAAGACTTGATTGCCTTATCCGCCAACATCCACCCATCTGGCCCAATCCCTGCTTGAGCCAGACGCGGGAACAAAGCAGATGATAGCGCAATCGGTATAATATTGCTCCTTTCACCCAATTGAAATGGAACTGTATAAAAAGTGACGTACTTTGCGCCAAGAAGGGCGCCAATAACAAACCTGTCAAGAATGACCATCATAGGCCCAACCACCGAAGAAACTGTCACCCAACCACCAAAGCGTAGCAGATCTCCGGCCAAACCTTTTGAAACTGAATACTTAAATCCTGAGATAACATATGAGTAACACCGCTGGAACAATAAAGTTATGACTAAAGTTCGGGTAAGTATGGTAGCAACAATGAGCCCAGTCAGATCTGGGCCAACAAGTACAGCAACAGCCAGTGGAATAGTTTGAAGCAATATTGAACCGCTTACCGAAATGATATTGAGCTCAAGAAACTTATAACACCCCTGCAATGTCCCTGTTAGTACCCCTGCCATGGTTGCAATCGGGACCGCCAAAGAGAGCCAGGGGATAGCCGCTAAAATTTCCGGTTTTAAGGGCCCCTCTACGGTAAAATGGTGGCCAAAAAAATATAGTGCGACGGGCCACATCAATAAAGCGCCCAACACGCTCATACCAGAATTCATCGCTAATGCTGTCCAAAAGGTTTCAGCTTTTTCAGCAGACTTTTCTTTCCCTAACATGGCAATTCGTTGAGCAGTAGCGCGCCCCAAGCCAAGGTCAAAAAGCCCGAAATAGCCAAGCAATAGCCAGGCAATTGCCAGGACGCCATAGCGCGAGACACCAATCTCGTCGATATATATCGGTATTGTGATCAGCGAAATACCCAAAGGCAGAATCGTGCCTATCAGATTGTATGTTGTGTGTTTTCGAATGCTCATATTGGGTGATTCTTAGTGAAGGCTTAAACACCTAAGGGGACAAGCCAATTTTAAAAAGAGGCCTGACCTCCTTCAGGCCCATTCGTACCCTACGCGAGGATCAGGCCAGATTGACGACAGTTTCCCTCAAAACGCCCACGTTCTTGGGCAGCGGCTGCTACCCTTCAGCAAATACGTTCAACTTACTAAACAAGAAATGTACCAGGGCACCAAGCCGCAGGTCAACAGCGCCAACTGTGTGGCACACGTCATTTCCAAGCAAATAAATTTCCACATGTCTGGAGCGTAAAAACTCCAAAAGCGCTAACTACACTCTTTTCACTTACCGGTAACGAGTTCACTCCACGCCAGACACCCCACTCACGCGAGACAGTCCCCCTGCCCTTTTGATGGCTTCAAAAAGAAAAGCGAGCAGCATTGAGCCAAAGAGTCCAAGAACACCAGCCACGGCGACAATCAATGTCTTTTTAGGTTTAACTGGTTTGGCAGGAACCGTTGGCTCTTTCGTCACGTTCGTACTTGTCAACATTCCCAACTTTAAGCGCAGATTTTCAATTAAAACTTCGGATGCCAAAATCTCGGCCTGGAGATCCTTTAATTTTTCTCGCAAACCATTTAAATACATTTGCTGATTCTGTATTTCACTGGAATAGATGAGCATCGATATGGCATTCGATGACCCCTCGGCCAAGGGTTTTTGTCTGATCTTTTCAAGTGCTTGTATTTTGTTAGATATATTGGACGAAATCACGTTGGACTGCTTTTCAAGCAGAGTTATTTTCCCCTCGAAATTTTTGTATTTTATTTCTTCCAACCTGATTTGTTTAAATATTATCTTTTTCTCGCCAGAAAGCTTCTCTTGAATATCGCTCTGAATATGCTGGAGCAATTCTTCCAAAACAGCCACAGCTTGAACCGGGTCACCACTTTGAATACTCATTTTAACCAAGTTTGTATCCCTGGGAATTTCGACTTTAACATCAGGATACTCTCTGCCGGTGATCTTTAGTTTTTGCTGAATTGCCTTATTGTAGGCACCTCCCCGGATTGTCTCTTTTATGGTGCCTGGCAAAACGACCATCATTTCATTGAGAGTCTCCCCATTGGTGTCGGAAATGAGGCGGATGCCTGGCTCGATAATGGTGGACACCTCATAGACCTTGGGCAATACCAGGCTGATGCCTGCAGCAGCCAGGGTAACCACCAGGGTGATTGCAAAAATCATGACTTTGCGCTGCCACAAAACCCGCAGAATATCAATCAAATCGATTTCATCATTGTGCATTTCTTGCATATATGATCATCCCCATAAAATTCAGTCTCTCATCTTTTGCCAGGAGACTGTCCCTATACTTAACCAAGCGCGAAGTATAAAGATTCAGAAAACCCTATGCAATCAGAAATTCCCTTATAGGAAAACCTTTTACCGATCTACACCTTTCTGCCGTATTTTCAGGATAAGGATTTACGGAGACCTGAACAGGAGCGGGGTAAATTCAAGTGACAGGTGCACCACATCGGGCTTCATCGAAGACTTCCTGAGGCGTCAGTTAGTCGAGGACGACAACGGCAAGGCGTGCCTTGTCTGACTAAATCGCATCAAAAGAGACCACCAGCTTATCATCCTCGCATTCTACACCTCACCTTTAACACCCAAAACATGATGAGCGGCAACCAGCAGATCATCGGTTATGGCGTCAGCCAATACGCCGGCGCCCTGAGCATATTCTATCTCTCCATACCCCGTGCGCACCAAAACAGTATAGCAACCTGCGGCCCGGCCTGCTTCGAGATCGGCGCGCTTGTCGCCGATCATGATGGAGGCGGACAGATCGATATTCCAGTCCTTCGCTGCCTGCAGCAGCATTCCCGGTTTTCCCTTGCGGCAATCACAGTCGCCCTCCCCTGTCTTCGTACCGAAGTCGGGATGATGGGGGCAAAGATAGAAGGCGTCGATGCCGGTGCCATGCTGGGTCAGTTCGTGTTGCATATGAGCATGGAGCCTGTTGACGTCGTCCTCGGTGAAATAGCCACGGGCGATACCCGACTGGTTGGTCACCACCACGAGGAGAAATCCCGCCTCCTTCAAACGCTGAATGGCCTCGATGGCGCCGGGGATAAATTCGAAATCTTCGAGGCGATGGAGATAATCCTTCTCGACATTGATGGTGCCGTCACGGTCGAGAAAAACGGCTCTTACCATAAAAATAATCCTTTTCACCACCAAGGCTCCAAGTCACCAAGAAAAACTAACGAGCCAATCGGGTAATGCCATGCTTTATCAAGGGGGTGTTGAAATTTATGAGAAAACCCAGTCGATGGCTGGAAAGCTTGAGATAGGTGAGCAATTGAGAAACATGCACGGGAAGAATTTTTCTACGGCCTTCAGTTCTATGACTATCTGGTCCTCAACCACCATATCCAGCCTGAGCCCCGCATCGAGCCTGATACCATCGTACACGACTGGAAGAGAGACCTGCCTTTGGACAACCAGTTTTCTTTTCAGCAGTTCATGAGCAAGGCAGGCTTCATAGACATTTTCAAGAAGACCCGGCCCCAATTTGGAGTGAACAGAAAAAGCGGCATCGACAATTGATGCAGCAATTTCATCTGTCTTTTCTGGAATTGCTTTACTTGGTGTCTTTGTGGCTTGGTGGTTCAATCGATTTAGTCCTGATAAGCCTGCAAAATTTTTTCAACAATATTCGTCGTGGACTTGCCGTCGACGAAGGTGATGAGCTCGACGCGGCCGCCATAGCTTTCAACGACGTCCTTGCCGACGACCTGGTCGGCCTGGTAGTCGCCCCCTTTGACAAGGATATGGGGACGGACTTCGCGGATGAGTTCGAGGGGGGTGTCTTCGTCAAAAATGACGACGTAGTCGATGCAGTCGAGGGCGGCGAGAATATGGGCGCGCTCGTCCTGATCGATGAGGGGGCGTTTGGGCCCCTTGAGGCGGCGGATGGAGGCGTCGGAGTTGAGACCGAGGACCAGCAGATCACCGAGGCGTCTGGCTTTCTGCAGGTATTTGACGTGCCCGACATGCAGCAGGTCGAAACAGCCGTTGGTGAAGACGATAGTGCGTCCCTTTTGACGCTCGTTTTCGAGCAGGCGCTTGACGGAGGCGGCGCTGCGGATTTTGAGATCGCTGTCTTTGTGCTGGTGGGACAGCTCTTCGAGAATTTCTTCGGGAGAGACCGTGGATGTGCCGACCTTGCCGACGACGATGCCGGCTGCCAGGTTGGACAGACGGGCGGCCTGGTTGACGGATACCCCGGCGGCCAGACAGACGCCGAGGGAAGCGAGCACGGTGTCGCCGGCACCGGAGACATCGAAGACCTCGCGGGCCAGGGTGGGGAAGTGCTCTTCCTGCCCGTCCGGAAGAAACAGGGTCATCCCCTCTTCGCTGCGCGTCACCACCAGGGCATCCAGCGCCAGTTCATCGAAAAGTTGCCGACCCGCCCGGCGCAGGCTTGTCTCGTCGGCAATGGTGATCCCCACGGCCAGCTGGGTTTCCTTGCGATTGGGAGTCAGCAGGGTGGCGCCGCGGTACTTGCGGT
Protein-coding regions in this window:
- a CDS encoding flippase, yielding MSIRKHTTYNLIGTILPLGISLITIPIYIDEIGVSRYGVLAIAWLLLGYFGLFDLGLGRATAQRIAMLGKEKSAEKAETFWTALAMNSGMSVLGALLMWPVALYFFGHHFTVEGPLKPEILAAIPWLSLAVPIATMAGVLTGTLQGCYKFLELNIISVSGSILLQTIPLAVAVLVGPDLTGLIVATILTRTLVITLLFQRCYSYVISGFKYSVSKGLAGDLLRFGGWVTVSSVVGPMMVILDRFVIGALLGAKYVTFYTVPFQLGERSNIIPIALSSALFPRLAQAGIGPDGWMLADKAIKSLAVVITPLFLLGIFLMDWFLSIWIGREFADQASLVGQIILLGFWANAIARIPHALLQASGRPDVVAKCHLGEVLPYFALLYIGLHFFGISGAAIAFSIRAAVDASLLLYWAKIFKQSKSFLFFPIFLMCLGLILVRNQYAGWVWLTTVVAVFFTSVLWAIHNMPKEIKDIVARFIPLTVAFRNGK
- a CDS encoding Wzz/FepE/Etk N-terminal domain-containing protein — its product is MQEMHNDEIDLIDILRVLWQRKVMIFAITLVVTLAAAGISLVLPKVYEVSTIIEPGIRLISDTNGETLNEMMVVLPGTIKETIRGGAYNKAIQQKLKITGREYPDVKVEIPRDTNLVKMSIQSGDPVQAVAVLEELLQHIQSDIQEKLSGEKKIIFKQIRLEEIKYKNFEGKITLLEKQSNVISSNISNKIQALEKIRQKPLAEGSSNAISMLIYSSEIQNQQMYLNGLREKLKDLQAEILASEVLIENLRLKLGMLTSTNVTKEPTVPAKPVKPKKTLIVAVAGVLGLFGSMLLAFLFEAIKRAGGLSRVSGVSGVE
- the hldE gene encoding bifunctional D-glycero-beta-D-manno-heptose-7-phosphate kinase/D-glycero-beta-D-manno-heptose 1-phosphate adenylyltransferase HldE, yielding MNYGETEKLLESFENLSILVVGDLMLDEYLWGKSDRISPEAPVPIVNITGEDLRLGGAGNVANNLLSLGCRVRVASVLGEDADGRRLQELLQARRIDVDGLVWDAGRTTSRKSRILASNQQMLRIDREVCTPISTADEERLLAKVRQLLPDVQGILLSDYLKGVLTERVVQEIIALGQAADLPVVIDPKGTDYRKYRGATLLTPNRKETQLAVGITIADETSLRRAGRQLFDELALDALVVTRSEEGMTLFLPDGQEEHFPTLAREVFDVSGAGDTVLASLGVCLAAGVSVNQAARLSNLAAGIVVGKVGTSTVSPEEILEELSHQHKDSDLKIRSAASVKRLLENERQKGRTIVFTNGCFDLLHVGHVKYLQKARRLGDLLVLGLNSDASIRRLKGPKRPLIDQDERAHILAALDCIDYVVIFDEDTPLELIREVRPHILVKGGDYQADQVVGKDVVESYGGRVELITFVDGKSTTNIVEKILQAYQD
- the gmhB gene encoding D-glycero-beta-D-manno-heptose 1,7-bisphosphate 7-phosphatase, coding for MVRAVFLDRDGTINVEKDYLHRLEDFEFIPGAIEAIQRLKEAGFLLVVVTNQSGIARGYFTEDDVNRLHAHMQHELTQHGTGIDAFYLCPHHPDFGTKTGEGDCDCRKGKPGMLLQAAKDWNIDLSASIMIGDKRADLEAGRAAGCYTVLVRTGYGEIEYAQGAGVLADAITDDLLVAAHHVLGVKGEV